The Prevotella melaninogenica genome has a segment encoding these proteins:
- a CDS encoding BACON domain-containing protein, with translation MSKLKKSTFAALLLIVLSTLFSCELNSEDGRWTPMKWTSDRPGNPRKITATAEGGTYQLKCTNYGGPWIDNVTSQDTTIFGSSKEQDFRHIKYDWYDVLAKENTFYITLLPNTTGKERKLSIVVTAGDVFDHVEVTQK, from the coding sequence ATGAGTAAATTAAAAAAGAGTACGTTTGCCGCTTTGCTACTGATAGTTTTGTCCACCCTATTCAGCTGCGAACTAAACTCTGAAGATGGTCGTTGGACTCCTATGAAGTGGACATCAGACCGACCTGGAAACCCAAGAAAGATTACTGCTACAGCAGAAGGTGGAACTTATCAATTAAAATGTACCAACTATGGGGGACCATGGATTGATAACGTTACATCTCAAGACACAACCATCTTTGGTTCAAGTAAAGAGCAAGATTTTCGTCATATTAAATATGATTGGTACGATGTGTTAGCGAAAGAGAATACTTTTTATATTACTCTTCTCCCCAACACAACAGGTAAAGAACGCAAACTATCTATCGTTGTGACGGCTGGCGATGTATTCGATCATGTAGAAGTAACACAGAAATAA
- the pyrB gene encoding aspartate carbamoyltransferase — MEKHNFVNIQGLDREQLLYLIEMAQEFEKHPNRELLKGKVIATLFYEPSTRTRLSFETAANRLGARVIGFTDAKVSSVSKGETLKDTILMVSNYADAIVMRHYIEGAAQYASEVAPVPIINAGDGAHQHPSQCLLDLYTINQTQGTLENLNIYLVGDLKYGRTVHSLLMAMRHFNPTFHFIAPKELAMPEEYKVYCREHNIHFEEHEDFTPEVIANADIIYMTRVQKERFSDLMEYERVKNVYILRRDMLSLARPNMKILHPLPRVNEIAYDVDDSSHAYYIEQARNGLFAREAIFCHCLGISMEEVKNDKTILE; from the coding sequence ATGGAAAAGCATAACTTTGTGAATATCCAAGGGTTAGACCGTGAGCAACTACTCTACCTTATAGAAATGGCTCAAGAGTTTGAGAAACATCCAAACCGAGAACTACTCAAAGGTAAGGTTATCGCAACACTCTTCTATGAGCCTTCTACACGTACCCGACTTAGTTTTGAAACAGCAGCTAACCGACTCGGTGCACGTGTTATTGGCTTTACCGATGCAAAGGTTTCAAGTGTCAGCAAGGGCGAAACACTTAAAGACACCATCCTCATGGTCTCTAATTATGCCGATGCAATTGTTATGCGACATTACATAGAAGGTGCAGCACAATATGCTTCTGAAGTGGCTCCAGTGCCTATCATTAATGCTGGCGACGGAGCACATCAACATCCTTCACAATGCTTGCTCGACCTTTATACAATTAATCAGACACAAGGAACACTGGAGAATCTAAACATCTATCTTGTAGGCGATCTTAAATACGGTAGAACCGTTCATTCTCTTCTTATGGCCATGCGTCATTTCAACCCAACCTTTCACTTTATTGCACCAAAGGAACTCGCTATGCCAGAGGAGTATAAGGTGTATTGTCGTGAGCATAACATCCACTTCGAAGAGCATGAGGATTTCACTCCAGAAGTGATTGCTAACGCAGATATTATCTATATGACACGCGTACAGAAAGAACGCTTCTCTGATTTAATGGAATATGAACGTGTAAAGAATGTTTATATTCTTCGTCGTGATATGCTCTCATTGGCTCGTCCGAATATGAAGATTCTTCATCCGCTTCCACGTGTGAATGAGATTGCATACGATGTTGATGATAGTTCACATGCTTACTATATAGAACAGGCTCGTAATGGTCTTTTTGCGCGTGAGGCAATCTTCTGTCATTGTCTTGGTATATCTATGGAAGAGGTGAAGAACGATAAGACAATTTTAGAATAA
- a CDS encoding transglycosylase domain-containing protein, producing MRRHFVHFLWGSLLAILGLVFVFFISVWNGWVGYMPNMDELSNPIDKFASQVYSSDQQLIGTWNADNNNRVAIDYNGLSPHLVHALVATEDERFYEHSGVDFIALGRAVVKRGVMGQTSAGGGSTITQQLAKQLFSEKAHSTVERLLQKPIEWIIAVKLERYFTKEEILAMYFNYFDFLHNAVGIKRAANVYFNKEPRKLTVTESAMLVGLCKNPSMFNPLRHPERCLQRRNVVLMQMVKSGYVTKDEYKELSQRPLGLHFTKSKPVSGAGDYFQAFLRQYMMAKKPERENYQSWQNRQFVLDSIAWEQDPLYGWCNKNTKRNGEPYNVNTDGLRIYTTIDTRMQQYAEESVRKHVGGYLQSQFNQAMRYKKNAPFSSNISRRTIKEILNRSCRQTLRYQRLKEQGATPDEIRRSFRTPHEMTLFTYHGDIDTVMTPIDSIRYYKSFLRSAFVSMDPHTGAVKAYVGGIDYQHFKYDVVMGGRRQVGSTIKPFLYALAMQNGMTPCTLAPNVQRTYGGWTPRNGSHARYGQEVPLRWALQQSNNWISAYLINLLGPSQFVNILHDFGLNNPDIDKNTSPVLCLGPCEASVGEMASAYTTFANGGIRCAPLFVTKIEDSHGNVIAKFQPLMTEVISEVSSYQMIDMLRAVIQGGTGSRLRYAYHLTADIGGKTGTTNNNSDGWFMGITPELVSGCWVGGEDRDIHFDHTSIGQGATTALPVWAYFMQRVYADKRLGYNQSTKFAIPAKFNPCETADTINVNGIQEEYF from the coding sequence ATGAGAAGACACTTTGTACATTTCCTCTGGGGGTCACTTCTTGCCATCTTGGGCTTGGTCTTCGTATTCTTCATATCTGTATGGAACGGATGGGTAGGGTACATGCCTAATATGGATGAATTGTCTAACCCTATAGATAAGTTTGCTTCGCAAGTCTATTCTTCAGACCAGCAACTTATCGGTACTTGGAACGCGGATAACAATAATCGTGTGGCAATCGACTATAATGGTCTGTCGCCACACCTTGTTCATGCCCTTGTTGCGACAGAAGATGAGCGCTTCTATGAACATTCAGGTGTTGACTTTATAGCCCTTGGACGTGCTGTCGTAAAGCGTGGTGTGATGGGACAGACAAGTGCTGGAGGTGGTTCTACAATCACACAGCAGCTTGCTAAACAGCTTTTCTCTGAGAAAGCACACAGCACAGTAGAACGTCTTTTGCAGAAGCCTATTGAGTGGATTATTGCAGTGAAGTTGGAACGTTACTTCACGAAGGAAGAGATACTTGCTATGTATTTCAATTATTTTGACTTCCTTCATAATGCTGTTGGTATCAAGCGAGCTGCTAATGTCTATTTCAATAAAGAACCACGTAAGTTGACGGTGACTGAGTCTGCTATGTTAGTAGGACTTTGCAAGAACCCTTCAATGTTTAATCCTCTTCGTCATCCAGAGCGTTGTTTGCAACGTCGCAACGTTGTTTTAATGCAGATGGTTAAGTCTGGCTATGTAACGAAGGATGAATATAAAGAATTGTCACAGCGTCCTTTAGGACTTCATTTTACGAAGTCAAAGCCAGTGAGTGGTGCAGGTGATTATTTCCAAGCATTCCTTCGTCAATACATGATGGCAAAGAAACCGGAGCGTGAGAATTATCAGTCATGGCAGAATCGTCAGTTTGTTCTTGATTCTATTGCCTGGGAGCAGGATCCACTTTATGGCTGGTGTAATAAGAATACGAAGCGTAATGGTGAGCCTTATAATGTGAATACTGATGGTTTACGTATCTACACGACCATTGATACACGTATGCAGCAGTATGCTGAAGAGTCTGTGCGCAAGCATGTAGGTGGATACTTACAGTCACAGTTCAATCAGGCTATGCGTTACAAGAAGAATGCGCCGTTCTCATCTAATATATCACGTCGTACGATTAAAGAGATATTGAATCGCTCCTGTCGCCAGACACTACGCTATCAGCGTTTGAAAGAGCAGGGGGCTACCCCTGATGAGATTAGACGCAGTTTCCGTACACCACATGAGATGACGCTTTTTACATACCATGGTGACATTGATACGGTGATGACGCCAATCGATTCAATACGTTACTATAAGTCATTCCTCCGTTCAGCCTTTGTTAGTATGGACCCACATACGGGCGCTGTTAAGGCTTATGTTGGTGGTATTGATTATCAACATTTCAAGTATGATGTGGTGATGGGTGGTCGTCGTCAAGTTGGTTCAACTATAAAACCATTCCTTTATGCACTTGCAATGCAGAATGGTATGACCCCTTGTACACTTGCTCCAAACGTACAGCGTACTTATGGTGGATGGACACCTCGCAATGGTTCACATGCTCGTTATGGTCAAGAGGTTCCTTTGCGCTGGGCTTTACAACAGTCTAACAACTGGATTTCAGCGTATTTGATTAACCTCCTCGGTCCGTCTCAGTTCGTAAACATTCTACATGACTTTGGATTGAACAATCCTGATATTGATAAGAATACAAGTCCAGTGTTATGTCTTGGACCTTGTGAGGCTTCTGTTGGTGAGATGGCAAGTGCCTATACAACGTTTGCTAATGGTGGTATTCGTTGTGCTCCACTCTTTGTAACAAAGATTGAAGACAGCCATGGTAACGTCATTGCTAAGTTCCAACCATTGATGACAGAAGTTATTTCAGAGGTAAGTTCTTATCAGATGATTGATATGTTGCGTGCCGTTATTCAAGGTGGTACAGGTAGTCGTTTGCGTTACGCTTACCATCTTACAGCTGATATTGGTGGAAAGACGGGTACAACAAACAATAACTCGGATGGTTGGTTTATGGGTATTACACCAGAACTTGTCAGTGGTTGCTGGGTTGGTGGTGAAGACCGTGATATCCACTTCGACCATACATCAATAGGTCAAGGTGCTACAACTGCCTTGCCTGTATGGGCTTACTTTATGCAGCGTGTCTATGCTGACAAGCGATTAGGATATAATCAAAGCACAAAGTTTGCTATTCCAGCTAAGTTTAATCCTTGTGAGACGGCTGACACTATCAATGTTAATGGTATACAAGAAGAGTACTTCTAA